The following proteins come from a genomic window of Corallococcus sp. NCRR:
- a CDS encoding lysophospholipid acyltransferase family protein: MFYACVRAVVALALRLFYRVKVNAPGEAPSGPVLFVGNHPNGLIDPALVFILTRRQVTFMAKAPLFKLPVIGWLLKGLDALPVYRKQDDPTQMGRNEGTLEAAKGALVQGRAITIFPEGKSHSEPELAELKTGAARIALNAAREGAPVRIVPVGLTYAEKNVFRSEVLIDQGAPIDVTAFLPKDAASEQDSVRALTERVAEGLRSVTLNLEQWADLPVVQVAEQLYAFRQGGALDAERLRLWARGVRLFRTQEPERYARLHQHLSSFGHRMSLVQATRPEELSVQYRPGNVVPFAVKTLARLVFGLPLFALGLAVFALPYPLPRMAARRAELDIQATVKFLTAVVVSIVWWWGLTAVAAVWGGWAWGLGTFVGIPPLALFTLSFAERWDATRHDLELFFTLGNRKRLKARLLAEGERLAGEVEQLAEEYRPKLDASVAR; this comes from the coding sequence GTGTTCTACGCGTGTGTGCGGGCGGTGGTGGCGCTGGCGCTGCGGCTCTTCTACCGGGTGAAGGTGAATGCCCCGGGCGAGGCGCCCTCCGGGCCGGTGCTCTTCGTGGGCAACCATCCGAACGGGCTCATCGACCCGGCGTTGGTGTTCATCCTCACGCGGCGCCAGGTGACGTTCATGGCCAAGGCGCCGCTGTTCAAGCTGCCCGTCATCGGCTGGCTGTTGAAGGGGCTGGACGCGCTGCCGGTGTATCGCAAGCAGGACGACCCGACGCAGATGGGGCGCAACGAGGGCACGCTGGAGGCGGCGAAGGGCGCGCTCGTGCAGGGGCGGGCCATCACCATCTTCCCGGAGGGCAAGAGCCACTCGGAGCCGGAGCTGGCGGAGCTGAAGACGGGGGCGGCGCGCATTGCGCTCAACGCCGCGCGCGAGGGCGCCCCGGTGCGCATCGTCCCGGTGGGGCTCACCTACGCGGAGAAGAACGTCTTTCGCAGCGAGGTGCTCATCGACCAGGGAGCGCCCATCGACGTGACGGCCTTCCTTCCGAAGGACGCGGCGTCGGAGCAGGACTCGGTGCGCGCGCTGACGGAGCGGGTGGCGGAGGGCCTGCGCTCGGTGACGTTGAACCTGGAGCAGTGGGCGGACCTGCCGGTGGTGCAGGTGGCGGAGCAGCTCTACGCCTTCCGCCAGGGCGGCGCGCTGGACGCGGAGCGGCTGCGGCTGTGGGCGCGCGGGGTGCGGCTGTTCCGGACGCAGGAGCCGGAGCGCTACGCGCGCCTGCATCAGCACCTGTCCTCGTTCGGCCACCGGATGTCGCTGGTGCAGGCCACGCGGCCGGAGGAGCTGTCCGTGCAGTACCGCCCGGGCAACGTGGTGCCGTTCGCGGTGAAGACGCTGGCGCGGCTCGTGTTCGGGCTGCCGCTGTTCGCGCTGGGGCTGGCGGTGTTCGCGCTTCCGTATCCGCTGCCCCGGATGGCGGCGCGCAGGGCGGAGCTGGACATCCAGGCCACGGTGAAGTTCCTCACCGCGGTGGTGGTGTCCATCGTGTGGTGGTGGGGCCTGACGGCGGTCGCGGCGGTGTGGGGCGGGTGGGCGTGGGGGCTGGGGACCTTCGTGGGCATCCCGCCGCTGGCGCTGTTCACGCTGTCCTTCGCGGAGCGCTGGGACGCCACCCGGCATGACCTGGAGCTGTTCTTCACGCTGGGCAACCGGAAGCGCCTGAAGGCCCGGCTGCTCGCGGAAGGGGAGCGGCTGGCGGGCGAGGTGGAGCAACTGGCGGAGGAGTACCGGCCGAAGCTCGACGCGTCCGTCGCCCGGTAG
- a CDS encoding spinster family MFS transporter, with translation MNASSPVAPSSSHATQSVRAGYALFILTLINLVNYLDRYIIAVALPEIQKDFGINDAQSGLLGTVFIIVFMLASPLGGFLGDRIPRRLLVAGGVILWSLATGASGLASSFTALLLARAVIGIGEAGYGAVAPSIISDLYPREQRTRMLSYFYIAIPVGSAMGYGLGGWLTQTYSWHAAFFAGGVPGLVLGTMAFFMPEPQRGAMDGPDAAVKLPFMEGLKGLGRNMAFWATTAGYTLMTFSIGGLAFWMPTYLVRERHLWLEHPGRVGLVFGAITAVAGLTGTVAGGWLGDKMDRKRAGGGLWLSGIGLVLAAPCMYLAVNLQDTTLTFAAIGVAQFLIFLNSGPINAAIVNCVPPAFRAFAMGLNVLCIHMLGDAISPTLIGQIADMSSLHTAIAINAVPVLLGGLALLVGSRLFRDAVPRAQQG, from the coding sequence ATGAACGCCTCCTCCCCCGTCGCTCCGTCCAGCTCGCACGCCACGCAGTCCGTGCGCGCGGGCTACGCGCTGTTCATCCTCACGCTGATCAACCTGGTCAACTACCTCGACCGGTACATCATCGCCGTCGCGCTGCCGGAGATTCAGAAGGACTTCGGCATCAACGACGCGCAGTCCGGCCTGCTGGGCACCGTCTTCATCATCGTGTTCATGCTGGCGTCGCCCCTGGGCGGCTTCCTGGGGGACCGCATCCCCCGCCGGCTCCTGGTCGCGGGGGGCGTCATCCTGTGGAGCCTGGCCACGGGGGCCAGCGGCCTGGCGTCCAGCTTCACGGCGCTGCTGCTGGCGCGCGCGGTGATTGGCATTGGCGAGGCGGGCTATGGCGCGGTGGCGCCGTCCATCATCTCCGACCTGTATCCGCGCGAGCAGCGCACGCGGATGCTGTCGTACTTCTACATCGCCATCCCGGTGGGCTCCGCCATGGGCTACGGCCTGGGCGGGTGGCTGACGCAGACGTATTCGTGGCACGCGGCGTTCTTCGCGGGCGGCGTGCCGGGGCTGGTGCTGGGCACCATGGCGTTCTTCATGCCGGAGCCCCAGCGCGGCGCCATGGACGGGCCGGACGCGGCGGTGAAGCTGCCGTTCATGGAGGGCCTCAAGGGGCTGGGCCGCAACATGGCCTTCTGGGCCACGACGGCGGGCTACACGCTGATGACGTTCTCCATTGGCGGCCTGGCGTTCTGGATGCCCACGTACCTGGTGCGTGAGCGGCACCTGTGGCTGGAGCACCCGGGCCGCGTGGGCCTGGTGTTCGGCGCCATCACGGCGGTGGCGGGCCTCACCGGCACCGTGGCCGGTGGATGGCTGGGCGACAAGATGGACCGCAAGCGCGCGGGTGGCGGCTTGTGGCTGTCCGGCATCGGCCTGGTGCTCGCGGCGCCGTGCATGTACCTGGCGGTGAACCTGCAGGACACGACGCTGACGTTCGCGGCCATTGGCGTGGCGCAGTTCCTCATCTTCCTCAACAGCGGCCCCATCAACGCGGCCATCGTCAACTGCGTGCCGCCCGCGTTCCGCGCCTTCGCCATGGGCCTCAACGTGCTGTGCATCCACATGCTGGGCGACGCCATCTCGCCCACGCTCATCGGGCAGATCGCCGACATGTCCAGCCTCCACACCGCCATCGCCATCAACGCGGTGCCGGTGCTGCTGGGCGGCCTGGCGCTCCTCGTGGGCTCGAGGCTGTTCCGGGACGCGGTGCCCCGCGCGCAGCAGGGCTAG
- a CDS encoding AraC family transcriptional regulator: protein MAVAHSHPVHGWETPSSTLVVACGHAQQAPSPHASSHPQAVLALYTGGRAVIDQRTRLTVSAGDVMLIPAGEKHRTVAAERAEVWGLGFHPSAFTHTEVGPLLEPFERVRQGAAAVVPIPSGRQEHLVRLLSELHAETRAPHRALGEQVTRSLFSLVLAEVGRSSTWTPVESRASLAGDALTFIERHCLEPISLREVAAAVGRSPAHVTTALKQATGRSVVEWIISGRMAEARRRLMSTDERVDIIAERVGYADPTHFIRLFRRAEGLTPAAWRKQHRAPSAH from the coding sequence GTGGCGGTCGCGCATTCACACCCGGTACACGGCTGGGAGACGCCATCGAGCACCCTGGTCGTCGCCTGCGGCCACGCCCAGCAGGCGCCCTCCCCCCACGCCTCCTCGCATCCGCAGGCCGTGCTCGCGCTCTACACGGGGGGCCGGGCGGTCATCGACCAGCGCACCCGGCTGACGGTGTCCGCGGGCGACGTGATGCTCATCCCCGCCGGTGAGAAGCACCGCACGGTGGCGGCCGAGCGGGCGGAGGTCTGGGGGCTCGGGTTCCATCCGTCCGCCTTCACGCACACGGAGGTGGGGCCCCTGCTGGAGCCCTTCGAGCGCGTGCGCCAGGGCGCCGCCGCCGTCGTGCCGATTCCGTCCGGGCGCCAGGAGCACCTGGTGCGGCTGTTGTCGGAGCTGCACGCGGAGACGCGCGCACCGCACCGCGCGCTGGGGGAGCAGGTGACGCGCAGCCTCTTCTCCCTGGTGCTCGCGGAGGTGGGCCGCTCCAGCACGTGGACGCCGGTGGAGTCGCGGGCGTCGCTCGCGGGGGACGCGCTCACGTTCATTGAACGGCACTGCCTGGAGCCCATCTCGCTGCGCGAGGTGGCCGCCGCCGTGGGCCGTTCCCCCGCGCACGTCACCACCGCGCTGAAGCAGGCCACGGGCCGCAGCGTGGTGGAGTGGATCATCTCCGGACGGATGGCGGAGGCGCGGCGGCGGCTGATGTCCACGGACGAGCGCGTGGACATCATCGCGGAGCGCGTGGGCTACGCGGACCCCACGCACTTCATCCGCCTGTTCCGGCGCGCGGAGGGGCTCACGCCCGCCGCGTGGCGCAAGCAGCACCGCGCGCCGTCCGCGCACTGA
- a CDS encoding NAD(P)/FAD-dependent oxidoreductase, with protein MAAYDVVIVGGGPGGLNAALYLGRGRKKVLLCDAGTPRNAAAEHMHGFGSRDGIPPPEFRRISREQLKAYPNVEVRDTRVGSVEKHEGGFRVALGDGTSVEARRLLLAMGVVDVMMDIPGYKELWGPSIFQCPYCHGWEIKDQPFAMLAKNPQYLDGAPIIQNWSRDLIVFTHGAFEVPAEQRERLQALGIPLEERRIRALHGKDGRLAEVELEDGTRIARSVMFSAPPQKQHDLVTRLGLELDDLGYVKVGPTGETSVPGVVAVGDMTTPMQAAIAAASAGTIAAAMMNHALILEDADRRYTEVTGKPAPSRQKGH; from the coding sequence ATGGCGGCATACGACGTGGTCATCGTGGGAGGCGGCCCGGGCGGGCTCAACGCCGCGCTGTACCTGGGGCGCGGGCGCAAGAAGGTGCTGCTCTGTGACGCGGGCACGCCGCGCAACGCGGCGGCGGAGCACATGCACGGCTTCGGTTCGCGCGACGGCATCCCGCCACCGGAGTTCCGGCGCATCAGCCGCGAGCAGCTGAAGGCCTATCCCAACGTGGAGGTGCGCGACACGCGCGTGGGCTCCGTGGAGAAGCACGAGGGCGGCTTCCGCGTGGCCCTGGGCGACGGCACGTCTGTGGAGGCCCGGCGCCTGCTGCTGGCGATGGGCGTGGTGGACGTCATGATGGACATCCCCGGCTACAAGGAGCTGTGGGGGCCCAGCATCTTCCAGTGTCCCTACTGTCACGGCTGGGAGATCAAGGACCAACCGTTCGCCATGCTGGCGAAGAACCCGCAGTACCTGGACGGCGCCCCCATCATCCAGAACTGGTCCAGGGACCTCATCGTCTTCACCCACGGCGCCTTCGAGGTGCCCGCGGAGCAGCGTGAGCGGCTCCAGGCCCTGGGCATCCCGCTGGAGGAGCGGAGGATCCGCGCGCTGCATGGCAAGGACGGGCGCCTGGCGGAGGTGGAGCTGGAGGACGGGACGCGCATCGCCCGGAGCGTGATGTTCTCCGCGCCGCCGCAGAAGCAGCACGACCTGGTGACGCGGCTGGGGCTGGAGCTGGATGACCTGGGCTACGTGAAGGTGGGCCCCACGGGCGAGACGTCCGTGCCCGGCGTCGTCGCGGTGGGCGACATGACCACGCCGATGCAGGCGGCCATCGCGGCGGCCAGCGCGGGCACCATCGCCGCGGCGATGATGAACCACGCCCTCATCCTGGAGGACGCGGACCGCCGCTACACGGAGGTGACGGGGAAGCCCGCCCCCTCACGGCAGAAGGGGCACTGA
- a CDS encoding RNA polymerase sigma factor, giving the protein MRRFREGTPEVLAEVYRAHAEPLARLLKAAAWRGAFTRLRNAMELENTLLETFARAFEPRTRAAYNGTRPYAHFLMGIARNVLLEQSREREMVGRDEAFEGLTESSSEEGGLDELLEDREVEALLAAFKGGLSREEHRLFELRFGEGLPQEEAATALGLTRIQVRRREFGLKSRLLGFLQSKGYLEDLETQGWSFFKRRGAR; this is encoded by the coding sequence TTGCGCCGTTTTCGCGAAGGCACCCCGGAGGTGCTGGCGGAAGTGTATCGCGCGCACGCGGAGCCGCTCGCTCGCCTGCTCAAGGCGGCCGCATGGCGGGGAGCCTTCACCCGTCTGAGGAACGCGATGGAGTTGGAGAACACGCTGTTGGAGACCTTCGCCCGCGCCTTCGAGCCGCGCACGCGCGCCGCCTACAACGGCACGCGTCCCTATGCCCACTTCCTGATGGGCATCGCGCGCAACGTGCTGCTGGAGCAGTCGCGCGAGCGCGAGATGGTGGGCCGCGACGAGGCCTTCGAGGGGCTCACCGAGTCCTCCTCCGAGGAGGGCGGGCTGGACGAGCTGTTGGAGGACCGCGAGGTGGAGGCGCTGCTCGCGGCGTTCAAGGGCGGCCTGTCGCGCGAGGAACACCGGCTGTTCGAGCTGCGCTTCGGTGAAGGCCTTCCCCAGGAGGAGGCCGCCACGGCGCTGGGGCTCACGCGCATCCAGGTGCGGCGGCGCGAGTTCGGGTTGAAGTCCCGGTTGCTGGGGTTCCTCCAGTCGAAGGGGTACCTCGAGGACCTGGAGACGCAGGGCTGGAGCTTCTTCAAGAGGCGGGGTGCGCGATGA
- a CDS encoding Ppx/GppA phosphatase family protein has product MPRFASIDIGTNSVLLLVADRQPDGRFQAVVERAEITRLGRGVDTHRVLSSEGMEATLSVLVAFANEARELGAEAIAVSATSAARDATNGADFIAQAKARADVTVEIIPGEMEAQLSFAAVAQDFSSEAAGPLLVVDIGGGSTELIYGSDADTVAFRHSFDVGAVRLTERYVRTDPLSPDERGAIEAHLRDTFSALPSPPPGAMLVGVAGTVTTLYAVQHQMATYDAEAVHGGTLSRGELDALTDRLCAMPLDARRTLPGLQPKRADVIPAGALILREVVKALGLDACRVSDRGLRWGLLAHRFGSGSSRS; this is encoded by the coding sequence ATGCCTCGCTTCGCATCCATCGATATCGGGACCAACTCCGTGCTGCTGCTGGTGGCGGACCGCCAGCCGGACGGCCGCTTCCAGGCCGTGGTGGAGCGCGCCGAAATCACCCGCCTGGGCCGGGGCGTGGACACCCACCGCGTGCTGTCCTCCGAAGGCATGGAGGCCACGCTCTCCGTGCTGGTGGCCTTCGCCAACGAGGCCCGGGAGCTGGGCGCGGAAGCCATCGCCGTGTCCGCCACCAGCGCCGCGCGCGACGCGACGAACGGCGCGGACTTCATCGCCCAGGCCAAGGCCCGCGCGGACGTGACGGTGGAGATCATCCCCGGGGAGATGGAGGCGCAGCTGTCCTTCGCCGCGGTGGCGCAGGACTTCTCCAGCGAGGCCGCGGGGCCGCTGCTGGTGGTGGACATTGGCGGTGGGTCCACGGAGCTCATCTACGGCAGCGACGCCGACACGGTGGCCTTCCGCCACAGCTTCGACGTGGGCGCCGTGCGGCTCACGGAGCGCTACGTGCGCACCGACCCGCTGTCCCCCGACGAGCGCGGCGCCATCGAGGCGCACCTGCGCGACACCTTCTCCGCCCTGCCCTCGCCTCCCCCCGGCGCCATGCTGGTGGGCGTGGCCGGCACGGTGACGACGCTGTACGCCGTGCAGCACCAGATGGCGACCTACGACGCGGAAGCGGTCCATGGCGGCACGCTGTCCCGGGGCGAACTGGACGCGCTCACGGACCGGCTGTGCGCCATGCCCCTGGACGCGCGGCGGACGCTGCCCGGGCTCCAGCCCAAGCGCGCGGACGTCATCCCCGCGGGCGCCCTCATCCTGCGTGAAGTGGTGAAGGCGCTGGGCCTGGATGCGTGCCGCGTGAGCGACCGCGGCCTGCGCTGGGGCCTCCTGGCACACCGCTTCGGCTCCGGCTCCTCCCGCTCATGA
- a CDS encoding Ig domain-containing protein — protein MRKLLAALTGAVVLTMGACTFAPDLSRFAACDAAGGCPSGTSCLPSENRCLPACGEGGPCDDEPEPVEPPDAGMDVDAGTGTDVDAGAEDAGATDEDAGVTDAGGSDAGPAALALEPLLPEAIESTPYSGQLQARGGTPPYTFNATGALPAGILLDTEGRLTGAPKQAGDQVLPVEVTDLSTPTKRASGSLTLHVRPLLRVAGPEPLADAVNNRAYTERVSATGGKRPYTFALAQGQALPAGLTLAADGLITGSTTQAGKTTFTVAVTDSDTPPQSTTGSLSITLTSAPGTITLMSKAVPKGRVGSDYSYTVRTSGTGNWSVKSGALPPGILLDTKDGILSGKPTSPGDFTFSLGVADLLFSDERFYTLHVD, from the coding sequence ATGAGGAAACTGCTCGCCGCGCTGACGGGTGCGGTCGTCCTCACGATGGGGGCATGCACGTTCGCGCCGGACCTGTCGCGCTTCGCCGCGTGCGACGCGGCGGGAGGCTGTCCCTCCGGCACGTCGTGCCTCCCGTCGGAGAACCGCTGTCTGCCGGCCTGTGGCGAGGGCGGCCCCTGCGACGACGAGCCCGAGCCCGTGGAGCCTCCGGACGCGGGCATGGACGTGGACGCGGGCACGGGCACGGACGTGGATGCCGGAGCCGAGGATGCCGGAGCCACGGACGAGGATGCCGGCGTCACGGACGCGGGCGGCAGTGACGCGGGCCCGGCCGCGCTCGCGCTGGAACCCCTCCTGCCGGAGGCCATCGAGTCCACTCCCTATTCGGGACAGCTCCAGGCCCGGGGCGGCACCCCGCCGTACACGTTCAACGCCACCGGCGCGCTGCCCGCGGGCATCCTGCTCGACACCGAAGGCCGCCTCACCGGCGCGCCCAAGCAGGCCGGGGACCAGGTCCTCCCGGTGGAGGTGACCGACCTGAGCACTCCGACGAAGCGAGCCAGCGGCAGCCTGACGCTGCACGTGCGTCCGCTGCTGCGGGTCGCGGGGCCGGAGCCGCTGGCGGACGCCGTCAACAATCGCGCCTACACCGAGCGCGTCTCCGCCACCGGCGGCAAGCGGCCGTACACCTTCGCGCTCGCGCAGGGGCAGGCGCTGCCGGCGGGACTGACGCTCGCGGCGGACGGCCTCATCACCGGCTCCACGACCCAGGCCGGGAAGACGACGTTCACGGTGGCCGTGACGGACAGCGACACGCCGCCCCAGTCCACCACCGGCTCGCTCTCCATCACGCTCACGAGCGCTCCAGGCACCATCACGCTGATGTCGAAGGCCGTGCCCAAGGGCCGCGTGGGCTCTGACTACAGCTACACCGTGCGCACCAGCGGCACGGGCAACTGGAGCGTGAAGAGCGGAGCGCTGCCGCCGGGCATCCTCCTGGACACGAAGGACGGCATCCTCTCCGGCAAGCCCACGAGCCCGGGCGACTTCACCTTCAGCCTCGGCGTCGCCGACCTGCTGTTCTCCGACGAGCGCTTCTACACGCTGCACGTCGACTGA